In the genome of Entelurus aequoreus isolate RoL-2023_Sb linkage group LG08, RoL_Eaeq_v1.1, whole genome shotgun sequence, one region contains:
- the LOC133655979 gene encoding nuclear transport factor 2-like gives MVVSLDDIRLYLSQGTYVKHQQASQHFKRSVRAAAANFCLRVFFPLQATSRVKLLPVSAMQQCDNFWTKLGEGFVQVYYNQFDNTNRMDLVNLYAEGATMTWEGSFYHGREAIGAKLTSLPFQKIQHKITDKDVQPTVDNSILIMVFGQLQTDNDLPMVFHQVFMLKAQNGNWVCTNDVFRLGIHNIGV, from the exons atggtggtgtcactggatgatattcgtctttatctgtcccaggggacttatgtcaaacaccagcaggcttcgcaacatttcaagcggagtgttagggccgctgctgcgaacttctgtcttcgtg TGTTTTTTCCCCTGCAAGCCACAAGTCGTGTAAAACTGCTTCCGG TTTCAGCCATGCAGCAGTGCGATAACTTCTGGACAAAGCTTGGCGAAGGTTTTGTGCAAGTGTACTACAACCAGTTTGACAACACCAACAGAATGGACCTAGTTAACCTATAC GCTGAAGGTGCAACTATGACATGGGAAGGAAGCTTCTACCATGGGAGAGAAGCAATCGGTGCCAAACTTACG AGCTTGCCCTTCCAGAAAATTCAGCACAAGATTACAGACAAAGATGTGCAGCCCACGGTGGATAATAGCATCCTCATTATGGTGTTTGGACAGCTACAG ACTGACAACGATCTACCAATGGTGTTTCATCAAGTGTTCATGCTGAAGGCCCAGAACGGCAACTGGGTGTGCACGAATGACGTGTTCCGATTGGGTATACACAACATAGGTGTGTAG